One Chanodichthys erythropterus isolate Z2021 chromosome 10, ASM2448905v1, whole genome shotgun sequence DNA segment encodes these proteins:
- the snx24 gene encoding sorting nexin-24 — protein MHPIDVSIPSFRSEGSNVEKGYTVFKIEVLMYGRQHTVEKRYSEFHALHKMLKKTIKPPEIPSKHVRNWVPKVLEQRRQGLELYLQTIIMENEVLPKIFLDFLNIRHFPSLPKTESCGSFETESEESSKLTHQPALLFQRDPYLLPATNDTFSNMVIEGVIRGIFYPDFQPR, from the exons ATGCATCCTATAGATGTGTCAATCCCGTCTTTTCGATCGGAGGGCAGTAACGTGGAGAAGGGCTACACG GTTTTTAAGATCGAGGTGCTCATGTATGGTAGACAGCATACTGTTGAGAAACGATACAGTGAATTTCACGCCCTGCATAAAATG CTTAAAAAGACAATTAAACCTCCAGAAATCCCTTCGAAGCATGTGAGGAACTGGGTGCCTAAGGTTCTTGAGCAGAGGAGACAGGGACTAGAGCTCTACCTCCAG ACTATAATCATGGAAAATGAGGTTCTTCCAAAGATATTCTTGGATTTCCTCAATATCCGCCATTTCCCGTCACTGCCAAAAACTGAGAGTTGTGG ATCATTTGAAACTGAATCGGAGGAATCAAG TAAACTGACACATCAACCAGCACTTCTCTTCCAGAGGGATCCCTATCTGCTGCCTGCCACCAACG ATACGTTTTCAAATATGGTTATTGAAGGTGTGATACGTGGAATATTTTATCCAGACTTCCAGCCGAGGTAG
- the loxa gene encoding protein-lysine 6-oxidase produces MSTRLIDKLIYAFAHVCLLSCILQTGHSQRQGNTGAAALRQTIQWQHNGKLFSILSQGSEYQPPLKRDGNKEQTQARPIAIVRNDDAATRTDGSVSSSSSSSRPSQSRGSARFPSGIGARGGASRWLSGGDGARARGSYGRRNQTDQLLTSVNGTDRTARDDDVMVGDDPYNPYKSTDPDNPYYNYYDTYERPRPAQRPGYGTGYFQYGLPDLVGDPYYIQASAYVQRVPMYNLRCAAEENCLASTAYRSSVRDYDTRMLLRFPQRVKNQGTSDFLPSRPRYTWEWHSCHQHYHSMDEFSHYDLLDASSQRRVAEGHKASFCLEDTSCDYGYYRRYACTSHTQGLSPGCYDTYNADIDCQWIDITDVKPGNYILKVSVNPSYQVPESDYSNNIVRCDVRYTGNYAYVSGCHISQY; encoded by the exons atgagTACGAGATTAATTGACAAATTAATTTACGCCTTTGCGCATGTGTGTTTATTAAGTTGCATCTTACAAACTGGTCATTCTCAGCGTCAGGGCAACACTGGAGCGGCAGCTCTCAGACAAACCATACAATGGCAGCACAACGGCAAACTCTTTAGTATATTAAGTCAAGGCTCGGAATATCAACCACCGTTAAAACGAGATGGAAACAAAGAGCAGACGCAAGCCAGGCCGATAGCCATCGTTCGCAATGATGATGCGGCTACGAGAACCGACGGCTcagtttcttcttcttcttcttcttcacgACCCTCCCAGAGCCGCGGGTCCGCGCGTTTTCCCTCAGGTATCGGTGCGCGCGGTGGTGCCTCGCGCTGGTTATCAGGTGGCGATGGAGCGCGCGCCAGAGGATCATACGGCCGCAGGAATCAAACGGATCAGCTGCTAACATCGGTCAACGGCACCGACAGAACCGCGCGGGATGATGATGTGATGGTCGGAGATGATCCTTACAACCCATACAAGTCTACTGACCCGGACAACCCGTATTATAACTATTATGACACGTACGAGAGACCCCGTCCTGCACAGCGCCCGGGATATGGCACAGGATACTTCCAGTATG GTTTGCCTGATCTTGTGGGAGACCCATACTACATTCAAGCATCCGCCTACGTGCAAAGAGTTCCAATGTACAATCTCAGATGCGCCGCTGAGGAAAACTGCTTGGCAAG CACTGCATACAGGTCCAGCGTGAGAGACTATGACACACGTATGTTGCTGAGGTTCCCGCAGCGAGTCAAGAACCAAGGTACCTCCGACTTTCTTCCCAGCAGACCGCGCTACACCTGGGAATGGCACAGCTGCCACCA GCACTACCACAGCATGGACGAGTTCAGCCATTATGACCTGCTGGACGCCTCTTCTCAGAGAAGAGTAGCAGAAGGACACAAGGCCAGTTTCTGTCTTGAGGACACGTCCTGTGACTACGGCTACTACCGACGATATGCCTGCACCTCCCACACTCAG GGTCTGAGTCCAGGTTGTTACGACACTTACAATGCCGACATTGACTGCCAATGGATAGATATTACCGATGTGAAACCTGGAAACTACATCCTCAAG GTTAGTGTAAATCCCAGTTACCAGGTGCCAGAGTCGGACTACAGTAACAATATCGTGCGCTGTGATGTACGTTACACCGGAAACTACGCTTATGTTTCAGGATGTCATATTTCGCA GTATTAA